From a single Daphnia pulex isolate KAP4 chromosome 2, ASM2113471v1 genomic region:
- the LOC124188705 gene encoding MORN repeat-containing protein 4 homolog, with product MSLIYTEIILLTVQYSVNVATARIAVRMASMDEGNKDAIYGSFKYSDGSEYIGEWDSNGQRHGVGQLTTPDGSVYSGQFKLGLCSGLGVLVFSDGARYEGTFSEGWFHGPGAFWRSDGMRYEGEFRGGRIWGQGLVTFSDESNGFPRHEGYFQDCRFMRRAKSGDAIQRAQKVALMARALCDQH from the exons ATGTCTCTTATATACACAGAAATAATCCTGTTAACTGTTCAGTACTCTGTCAACGTCGCGACTGCAAGGATAGCTGTAAGGATGGCATCGA TGGACGAAGGAAACAAGGATGCGATTTATGGGTCTTTCAAATACAGCGACGGCAGCGAATACATCGGCGAGTGGGACTCGAACGGACAGAGGCACGGTGTAGGACAACTTACTACTCCGGACGGCTCAGTATATTCCGGGCAATTCAAATTAGGATTGTGCTCTGGTTTAGGCGTACTAGTTTTCTCTGACGGAGCAAG GTACGAGGGTACTTTTTCTGAAGGCTGGTTCCACGGACCGGGGGCATTTTGGAGATCTGACGGTATGAGATATGAAGGTGAATTCCGTGGTGGAAGAATTTGGGGACAGG gtTTGGTGACGTTTTCGGACGAGAGCAATGGTTTCCCACGCCACGAAGGCTACTTTCAAGATTGTAGATTTATGCGTCGAGCCAAGAGTGGTGACGCAATTCAACGGGCCCAGAAAGTCGCCTTAATGGCTCGCGCTCTATGCGACCAGCACTAA
- the LOC124188704 gene encoding PRELI domain-containing protein 1, mitochondrial-like has translation MKFYEMGIVLKHPWDQVVQSFWQRYPNPYSKHVLTEDTVQREVVSGKLRSIRFLTKTGQGPRWADKFVPHSLVGIIEESIVDPKTQTLTTYTRNIGYSKIVSITEKVEYHQDPTNPQQTIVQRKAWIESQFHIGTLRRPIEAFIYDRFKKNCTKASNGFQWVLSKMWTKEPVTPPVILNDIALEAARRATTIASHANVRLSS, from the exons ATGAAGTTCTATGAGATGGGAATAGTATTAAAGCATCCGTGGGACCAGGTCGTCCAATCTTTTTGGCAGCGCTATCCTAACCCATACAG TAAGCATGTTTTGACAGAGGACACCGTTCAGAGAGAAGTGGTATCTGGGAAGTTACGTTCTATCAGATTCCTCACCAAAACTGGTCAAGGCCCACGCTGGGCAGACAAGTTTGTTCCTCATTCTCTTGTAGGAATTATTGAGGAGTCAATTGTTGATCCAAAGACCCAAACTCTAACAACATACACCCGAAATATTGGCTACAGCAAGATAGTG AGCATCACCGAGAAAGTAGAATATCACCAAGATCCAACAAACCCCCAACAAACTATTGTGCAAAGAAAGGCCTGGATTGAGTCACAGTTCCATATTGGAACACTGAGAAGACCAATTGAGGCTTTCATCTATGACCGCTTTAAGAAAAATTGCACCAAG GCTTCCAATGGATTCCAGTGGGTTTTGTCCAAAATGTGGACCAAAGAACCAGTCACTCCACCAGTCATTCTTAACGATATTGCTCTTGAAGCCGCTAGACGAGCTACCACCATTGCTTCCCATGCTAACGTAAGACTCAGCtcctaa
- the LOC124188697 gene encoding glutathione S-transferase Mu 3-like has protein sequence MAVKTGYWNIRGYMQPIRLLLAHAGVEYEDKRYNVGPAPDYDRSEWFNDKFNLGLDFPNCPYYIDGDVKLSQTFAILKYLGRKHNMAAKNEEEQIRMDLIEAEAIDMRTKWSTLCYIADFEKMKPEYLKNAPVKLKEVSTFLGSHLYFAGQNITYIDFVIYELLDQNSQLIPGLLDEFLNLKEFQARIAGLEKVAAYLSSDKCITYPLNGPTAHWGGN, from the exons ATGGCTGTCAAAACTGGTTATTGGAATATTCGTGGG TACATGCAACCCATTCGACTTCTTTTGGCCCATGCCGGGGTTGAGTATGAGGACAAGCGATATAATGTTGGACCGGCTCCCGATTACGACAGGAGTGAGTGGtttaacgacaaatttaaCCTTGGTCTGGATTTCCCAAAT TGTCCTTATTACATTGATGGAGATGTCAAGCTTTCACAAACTTTTGCCATTCTGAAGTATTTGGGGCGCAAACATAACATGGCAGCCAAGAATGAGGAGGAGCAAATCAGAATGGACTTGATAGAGGCAGAGGCCATTGATATGCGTACAAAGTGGTCAACACTATGCTACATTGCTGATTTT gaaaaaatgaaaccagAATACTTGAAAAATGCCCCAGTGAAGTTAAAAGAAGTTTCCACCTTTCTGGGGAGTCATCTGTATTTTGCAGGACAGAAT ATTACCTACATTGACTTTGTAATCTATGAGTTGTTGGACCAGAACTCTCAATTGATTCCTGGGTTACTTGATGAATTCCTTAATCTGAAAGAATTTCAAGCCAGAATCGCAGGGCTAGAGAAAGTCGCGGCCTACCTTAGTTCGGATAAATGCATCACGTATCCATTAAATGGACCTACGGCCCACTGGGGTGGAAACTAA
- the LOC124188699 gene encoding lipase ZK262.3-like yields the protein MGELKSYRKMQRIASCLTIIVVLGVIEIVSSYKLCDDLTSCSECINEKSWWLGQSCRWCRKNNQCHAYMSMRNPCFESEILHDRVKDWQKLCSFPLFSSYRYDPELSYKALAASTATYFLPSLCLTFLIPQSQFEVISEYSVKCHWLDTNLCEAYIAITHSEQTLVVAFRGSVTWSQVFAQLTGTFNIIKTKFIEEGRVQDYYYKAFMRLWNFGLERDIVQMYEKYPGYKILVTGHSLGGALASLASLWMSYYDHIPTNQLFLYTFGAPRAGDVEYATIHGRYVTNNIRVVNGYDAIPHYPSRTVSFFRLAPYHHGTEVFYIDASDYNSSYKECRGRFMYNEQYECGWSHFSLRSFDMNYHTSYFNLQVGQFCKDNEEQLIAGDALAKQRQVQELQTTKPEKAKKKHRRKKEKGPKWY from the exons ATGGGGGAATTAAAAAGTTATAGAAAAATGCAGCGAATCGCCAGTTGCCTAACAATTATTGTTGTGTTGGGtgtaattgaaattgtttcatcCTATAAATTGTGCGACGACTTGACATCATGTAGCGAATGTATCAATGAAAAATCGTGGTGGCTCGGTCAGAGCTGCAGGTGGTGTCGCAAGAACAACCAGTGTCACGCTTACATGTCAATGCGAAATCCTTGTTTCGAATCCGAAATTCTGCACGATAGAGTGAAAGACTGGCAGAAATTGTGCAGTTTCCCATTATTCTCAAGTTATCGATACGATCCTGAATTAAGTTACAAAGCTCTGGCCGCCTCCACTGCAACTTATTTTTTGCCTTCGCTGTGCCTCACCTTCTTGATACCACAGTCACAATTTGAAGTCATTAGCGAATATTCAGTGAAATGCCATTGGTTGGATACGAACCTCTGCGAGGCGTACATTGCCATAACCCATTCTGAACAAACCCTTGTTGTAGCTTTTAGAGGATCGGTTACCTGGTCACAGGTCTTTGCTCAACTGACAGGGACTTTCAATATtatcaaaacgaaatttatCGAAGAGGGACGAGTGCaagattattattacaaagCGTTCATGAGATTGTGGAATTTTGGATTGGAACGAGATATTGTTCAAATGTATGAAAAATATCCCGGCTACAAGATTCTTGTTACTGGGCATTCTCTCGGTGGGGCACTGGCATCGCTTGCAAGTCTATGGATGTCATACTACGATCACATTCCCACTAATCAGTTGTTCTTGTATACCTTTGGAGCGCCCAGAGCCGGTGATGTGGAATACGCGACTATACACGGTCGCTATGTCACTAATAACATCAGAGTAGTTAACGGATATGATGCGATTCCTCACTATCCCTCACGAACCGTTTCCTTTTTCAGACTAGCTCCGTATCACCATGGCACTGAAGTTTTTTATATCGATGCTTCCGACTACAACAGCTCATACAAAGAGTGTCGTGGAAGATTCATGTACAACGAACAATACGAATGTGGGTGGAGTCATTTTTCACTTCGCTCGTTCGACATGAATTATCACACGTCATACTTTAATCTTCAAGTTGGGCAATTTTGTAAGGACAACGAAGAACAG cTCATAGCTGGCGATGCATTGGCGAAGCAACGACAAGTTCAAGAATTACAAACcacaaaaccagaaaaagccaaaaagaagcaTCGacggaagaaagagaaaggaccCAAATGGTACTAA
- the LOC124188702 gene encoding caspase-1-like, protein MTMDSQVKVDAVVSNNSGADINPNTIPIREEDNEPIPVPVNKTDELYKMDHEKRGYALIFSHENFNSNLELNSRPGSHKTAENLRDALIQLKFEAEIFSDFTYEEIKTKVNDLCSREDDLRKSDCILIIVMTHGLFNDHLYSKDTHYPSNDLRLLFITKQCPSLAGKPKLFIFQACRGNQQDTGTKVMQSMQSIATQTDGPLSKSKNVVYRLPAHADFLTAYSTAPRHTAYRKPFIKAFCEELSSQQVIEGKIDFLSMLTNVQRKVALGLNDGGTKQIPSVTSTLTRKIFF, encoded by the exons ATGACGATGGATTCTCAAGTCAAAGTGGACGCAGTAGTATCAAACAACTCAGGCGCTGACATAAATCCAAACACCATTCCAATACG TGAGGAAGATAATGAACCCATTCCTGTCCCCGTAAATAAAACTGACGAGCTTTACAAAATGGATCACGAAAAGCGAGGCTATGCCTTAATCTTTTCtcatgaaaattttaattcaaatttagaatTGAATTCACGACCTGGCAGCCACAAGACAGCTGAGAATCTGAGAGACgctttaattcaattgaagTTTGAAGCTGAAATCTTTTCCGATTTCACGTacgaggaaataaaaacaaaagttaacgATC TCTGTAGCAGGGAAGACGATCTGAGGAAAAGCGATTGCATTTTAATTATCGTTATGACTCATGGTCTTTTTAACGACCATTTATACTCCAAAGATACGCATTATCCTTCCAATGATTTGCGACTGCTCTTCATCACCAAGCAATGTCCAAGTTTGGCAGGAAAACCTAAACTGTTCATTTTTCAG GCTTGCAGGGGTAATCAACAAGACACAGGAACAAAGGTGATGCAATCAATGCAATCCATTGCAACACAAACTGACGGACCGTTGTCTAAATCCAAGAATGTTGTTTATAGACTACCAGCCCACGCCGATTTCTTAACTGCATATTCTACGGCTCCAA GACACACTGCTTACCGGAAACCATTTATCAAAGCCTTTTGTGAGGAACTGTCCTCTCAACAGGTAATAGAGGGGAAAATAGATTTCCTTTCGATGTTGACCAACGTGCAGAGAAAAGTTGCCCTTGGATTGAACGACGGCGGAACAAAGCAGATTCCGAGCGTGACTAGCACCTTGACgcgaaaaatctttttttaa
- the LOC124188706 gene encoding nicastrin-like, producing MANILNVKIFLWLSFSVIFLANGLNGDRITEKIYQRIDEGFSCFRRLNGTHQIGCSSTQSGNVGVVHYLEKKADFDWLLETGPDAPYVVLLPPDLFRREHLMTLKNSGKIAGVVVLNQTDTTLRNPAPKPPYSNDLTCPNKITGLYKEDAFSSYCDSNPWNPAGDGLLFEDFKFPIYFINETKLNQSVLLDDCYHKFNRPIEGTPPSYPLCAIELKAFMWAAVDTPTCLRRGRLNMMFNPQPSEYCDPLGNVNIFVPVLAANKSDGPVANRSIIFVSARMDSASIFDGLSVGADSAITGMATLVAITDMIYQFKSNIRDGDIQNVFLVFFNGEAFDYIGSGRMAYDMSLGKFPKPLKEENPSQSPLIGLEHVKYWIELGSLAPQAGTKVYLHTDPKSRNDTEVDSKVKDLINILLKNRGNLTTESVDASIPLPPASLQSILKKDLSIPGVFISNHKSAFTNQFYNNEWDTFQTISSYKLSKHLTEVARTVSASIYELATGKQMPSNFQVNETLVESTLECYLVNANCSLFNWLLNGRSNLAAEGVLPTYVGVSHGDGAYKALSLRTRHLLAMISGETLDINKTGCINSDHNEIYHYYWLGESESNNASGTCYRSTVKTSHAVSPAFEIENYDWASGEYSSWTESRWETFSVRIFLKASSLQAVSIFVFGVVVLLLSFAVTYWVETNSVLLFPARSDSGLNGNRNDSTAENDSPSQLGPGATFTVFILMEDLIDKMKLLQYETEFAKEFNIKPLSRHYFAIATNPGEQFYMFVITAAWLIRKGKKKFDTPQESDDPNATISNILDNVRRLGVAIEFPPNRLKQGYGEHVVFILDRLADYALKVNNFLWDQPQEQNEEEVVEEENGSGDELDLDQVEEEMAAQYGSDDDEYDKNFFNINIQSITPHVSQMRAEVLESDGDAEAWKIEVERVIPRLKLAMKPDPRDWRSRLDLLYKYSASVSNTMSSSRMMLQKISTDIEKNMERVETREKYLNSQLNGLLNQYSKTQEQLKQVEEKYSKFSVGIEERNQKLNQLNDEIQHIKNELDERSLNMTDGTPLVNLKKVLIRIKGELTLMDVRIGVASHILLQARMKQSTALQHLLLANSTTAITR from the exons ATGGCTAACATTTtaaatgtcaaaatatttttgtggcTGTCATTTAGTGTAATTTTCTTAGCAAATGGTTTAAATGGTGATAGAATCAccgaaaaaatttatcaacgAATTGACGAGGGTTTTAGCTGTTTTCGAAGGCTGAATGGAACTCATCAAATTGGTTGTTCAT CAACTCAGTCCGGAAATGTAGGGGTTGTTCACTATTTGGAAAAGAAAGCTGACTTTGACTGGCTTCTCGAAACTGGCCCTGATGCTCCATATGTGGTTTTGTTACCTCCAGACTTATTTAGGAG GGAACACTTGATgactttgaaaaattctgGCAAAATTGCTGGAGTAGTGGTTTTGAACCAAACTGACACTACTTTACGCAATCCAGCTCCTAAACCACCTTATTCAAATGACCTTACATGTCCCAACAAGATTACTG ggCTGTATAAAGAAGATGCATTTTCTTCCTACTGTGATTCTAACCCATGGAACCCTGCTGGAGATGGACTTTTATTtgaagatttcaaatttcccatcTATTTCATCAATGAAACAAAGCTAAATCAATCAGTCCTTCTTGATGAT TGCTATCACAAGTTCAACCGACCGATTGAAGGTACGCCCCCCAGCTACCCTTTGTGTGCTATTGAACTGAAAGCTTTCATGTGGGCCGCTGTTGATACACCTACGTGTCTTCGGCGTGGACGTCTCAACATGATGTTTAATCCACAGCCTT cCGAATACTGTGACCCTTTGGGAAATGTCAACATATTCGTCCCTGTTTTGGCCGCTAACAAAAGCGATGGGCCCGTTGCCAACCGCTCGATCATCTTCGTTTCTGCTCGAATGGACAGTGCTTCAATATTCGACGGCCTCTCAGTTGGAGCCGATTCGGCCATTACAGGGATGGCGACGCTTGTAGCCATAACAGATATGATTTATCAATTCAAATCTAATATCCGCGATGGGGATATTCAAAACGTCTTTCtagtattttttaatggtgAAGCTTTCGACTACATTGGATCTGGTCGCATGGCCTACGACATGAGTTTAG GAAAGTTTCCGAAAccgttgaaagaagaaaatccttCGCAAAGTCCCCTTATTGGCCTAGAACATGTCAAATACTGGATTGAGCTCGGTTCTCTAGCTCCTCAAGCAGGCACCAAGGTTTACCTACACACGGATCCTAAATCAAGAAATGATACCGAAGTCGACAGCAAA GTGAAAGATTTAATCAACATTCTTCTAAAGAACCGGGGTAACCTTACAACCGAGTCTGTTGATGCGTCAATCCCACTGCCACCAGCCTCACTGCAGAGTATTctcaaaaaagatttgagcATCCCTGGAGTCTTCATCTCCAACCACAAGAGCGCATTTACAAACCAATTTTATAACAATGAATGGGATACATTCCAGACAATAAGTTCTTACAAGCTGTCGAAACACTTGACTGAGGTTGCCCGTACTGTATCAGCGTCCATCTACGAGCTGGCCACAGGAAAACAAATGCCGTCGAACTTTCAAGTTAACGAAACTCTG GTGGAAAGTACTCTTGAATGCTATCTTGTGAATGCCAATTGCAGCCTCTTCAACTGGCTCTTGAATGGCAGGAGCAATTTGGCCGCAGAGGGCGTTTTGCCGACATATGTGGGAGTGTCACATGGAGACGGGGCCTACAAGGCTCTTTCATTGCGTACCCGACACCTTTTGGCGATGATAAGCGGAGAGACACTTGATATTAACAAGACAGGGTGCATTAATAGTGACCACAACGAA ATTTACCACTATTACTGGTTAGGCGAATCAGAATCGAACAATGCTAGTGGAACTTGTTACCGCAGCACTGTTAAAACGTCACATGCCGTCAGTCCAGCCTTTGAAATCGAGA ATTACGACTGGGCGTCGGGAGAATACTCTTCATGGACAGAATCGAGATGGGAAACCTTTTCTGTTCGAATATTTCTAAAGGCCTCCTCACTCCAGGCGGTGTCCATATTCGTTTTTGGCGTGGTGGtccttttgctttcttttgcCGTAACTTATTGGGTGGAAACGAACTCAGTCCTTCTTTTCCCCGCGAG ATCAGATTCCGGTTTAAATGGCAATCGGAATGATTCAACAGCTGAAAATGACTCGCCCAGTCAATTGGGTCCAGGTGCCACTTTCACGGTGTTTATTCTAATGGAGGATTTGATCGACAAGATGAAGCTCCTCCAGTACGAGACCGAGTTCGCCAAGGAGTTTAACATTAAACCACTTTCAAG GCATTACTTTGCTATCGCTACCAACCCTGGGGAGCAATTTTACATGTTCGTCATCACAGCTGCATGGCTGATTAGAAAAGgcaagaaaaagtttgacaCTCCGCAGGAATCTGACGATCCGAATGCGACAATATCGAACATCCTAGATAACGTTCGCCGTCTG GGTGTTGCCATCGAATTTCCACCAAATCGGCTCAAGCAAGGCTACGGCGAGCACGTAGTGTTCATTCTGGACCGATTGGCGGATTATGCCTTGAAAGTCAACAACTTTTTATGGGATCA GCCACAGGAGCAGAACGAAGAGGAAGTTGTCGAGGAGGAAAACGGAAGCGGAGATGAACTTGATTTGGACCAGGTAGAAGAGGAAATGGCTGCTCAATATGGcagtgacgacgacgagtaCGATAAGAATTTCTTCAACATCAACATTCAATCTATCACGCCTCACGTGAGTCAAATGAGAGCAGAGGTTTTGGAATCGGACGGAGATGCCGAAGCATGGAAAATCGAAGTGGAACGAGTCATTCCTAGACTTAAGCTTGCCATGAAGCCTG ACCCCCGGGACTGGCGGTCACGGTTAGATTTGCTGTATAAATACAGCGCCAGTGTTTCAAACACGATGAGCTCGTCTCGAATGATGCTGCAAAAGATCAGTACAGATATCGAAAAGAACATGGAACGTGTggaaacaagagagaaatatttaaattctcaGCTGAATGGCTTGCTCAATCAATACAGCAAGACCCAGGAACAGCTGAaacaagtagaagaaaaatacagcaAATTCAGCG TCGGGATAGAGGAGCGGAACCAAAAACTGAACCAACTAAACGACGAAATTCAACACATCAAGAACGAGCTCGATGAACGCAGTCTCAACATGACGGACGGAA CTCCGCTGGTTAACTTGAAGAAAGTCTTGATACGAATCAAAGGGGAACTGACTTTGATGGACGTACGAATCGGTGTAGCAAGTCATATATTACTGCAAGCCCGGATGAAACAATCAACAGCTCTCCAACATCTACTGCTAGCAAATTCAACGACAGCCATCACTCGATAG